The following proteins come from a genomic window of Chryseobacterium glaciei:
- a CDS encoding thioredoxin family protein: protein MNTPSNMIALGTKAPFFELPNPSKSNEIQSLDDLKGKKGTLVIFMCNHCPFVLHVIDKLNELYEDYNERGIEFIAINANNVEKYPDDSPEKMIEFQIEKNFDFPYLYDESQAIAKAYEAACTPDFFFFDEKLDLIYRGQMDDSRPGNNKDVTGEDLIIAFENLLLGEPQEDIQRPSMGCNIKWK, encoded by the coding sequence ATGAATACTCCCTCAAATATGATCGCATTAGGAACAAAAGCTCCTTTTTTTGAGCTTCCGAATCCTTCAAAAAGTAATGAAATCCAATCATTGGATGATTTGAAAGGTAAAAAAGGAACATTGGTGATCTTTATGTGCAACCATTGCCCGTTCGTTCTTCACGTAATCGATAAATTGAATGAATTATATGAAGATTATAACGAAAGAGGAATAGAATTCATCGCGATCAACGCTAATAACGTAGAAAAATATCCGGATGATTCTCCAGAGAAAATGATCGAATTCCAAATTGAAAAGAACTTTGACTTTCCTTATTTATATGACGAAAGCCAGGCAATCGCAAAAGCATACGAAGCCGCTTGTACACCGGATTTCTTTTTCTTTGATGAAAAATTAGACCTTATTTACAGAGGACAAATGGATGACTCAAGACCTGGAAATAATAAAGATGTTACGGGTGAAGACCTTATTATCGCTTTTGAAAATCTTTTATTAGGCGAGCCTCAGGAAGATATTCAAAGACCAAGCATGGGTTGTAATATTAAATGGAAATAA
- a CDS encoding AraC family transcriptional regulator translates to MKVTFERVIPDEKSSFRTIHNNSPISEFKWEYHYHPEIELVCVISGNGTRHVGYHKSNYTNGDLVLIGSNIPHSGFGLNSIDPHEEIVLQFNEDILQFPQQEVEARSIKNLLELSKYGIQFHTKVKKSMLPRLKLMLESEGYKRYLLLLEILFELSKCKDYELLNKEIMPYTIISRNKTRLENIFTFVEHNYDKEINIEDVAKLANLTLPAFCNFFKKATQITFTEFVNRYRINKACLLMAQDKSISECSYSCGFNNVTYFNRMFKKYTQKTPSEFIKNYSPSKVNVDLKIENEVKIKASF, encoded by the coding sequence ATGAAAGTTACATTTGAACGAGTGATCCCCGATGAAAAGAGCTCTTTTCGCACAATTCATAACAACTCACCTATTTCGGAATTTAAATGGGAATACCATTATCATCCCGAAATTGAGCTTGTGTGCGTGATTTCAGGGAACGGAACGCGCCACGTTGGCTACCACAAAAGCAATTATACGAACGGTGATTTGGTGTTGATTGGTTCTAATATTCCACACTCGGGATTTGGATTAAACTCTATTGACCCGCACGAGGAAATTGTTTTACAATTCAATGAAGATATTTTGCAGTTTCCGCAACAAGAAGTTGAAGCGAGATCTATTAAAAACCTGTTGGAGCTTTCAAAATATGGCATTCAATTTCATACCAAGGTCAAAAAATCAATGCTTCCAAGATTAAAACTCATGTTAGAATCTGAAGGTTATAAAAGATATTTATTGTTGTTGGAAATTTTGTTTGAACTTTCAAAATGTAAGGATTATGAACTTTTAAACAAGGAAATCATGCCTTACACGATCATTTCAAGAAATAAAACCCGTTTGGAAAATATTTTCACCTTTGTTGAACATAATTATGACAAAGAAATTAATATTGAAGATGTTGCAAAACTGGCCAATCTCACCCTTCCCGCTTTCTGTAATTTTTTCAAAAAAGCCACACAGATTACGTTTACAGAATTTGTGAACCGATATCGTATCAATAAGGCCTGCCTACTGATGGCGCAGGATAAAAGTATCTCAGAATGCAGTTACAGCTGCGGTTTTAATAATGTAACTTATTTTAATAGAATGTTTAAAAAATACACCCAAAAAACGCCTTCTGAGTTTATTAAAAATTATTCTCCTAGTAAAGTGAATGTAGACTTGAAGATTGAAAATGAAGTTAAAATCAAGGCTAGTTTTTAA
- a CDS encoding MFS transporter — translation MKNFNIKAVLFLNYFVFAILLNSVGTVILQMQQNFGISKSSASILEGFKDLPIAICSFILASFLPKIGIKKSMLIALFLVSCMCFVMPFSDDFWFFKLLFTIVGISFALIKISVFTSIGLVTNTDKEHSSFMGYLEGFFMIGVLVGNVLFSLFIDDHNSKSTHWLNVYWVLGALSTLSFLFLFFSKLNENEAKSEKTDLLGDLKNSASLFSYRKVLFFLLCAFLFVLVEQSFQTWTPTFYKEILKVPTSMSIQAGAVLAGAFALGRFLSGFFSKKFSWIYVVSFCVIGFAISILLVLPLTHNIHIDTGTTWLNAPLVVYLFPLMGGLLAPIYPSINSVILASIPKYLHSAMSGLIVVFSAIGGTIGSIITGFVFEKFSGQQAFYLSLIPLSMLIVSAIFMNKLKINPKK, via the coding sequence ATGAAAAATTTCAACATAAAGGCAGTTTTATTTTTAAATTATTTTGTTTTTGCAATTCTATTGAATTCTGTGGGAACGGTAATTTTACAGATGCAGCAAAATTTCGGGATCTCGAAATCTTCTGCAAGTATTTTGGAGGGTTTTAAAGACTTGCCGATTGCTATTTGTTCGTTCATTTTAGCATCTTTTTTACCAAAAATAGGAATCAAAAAATCAATGCTGATTGCATTGTTTTTGGTGAGTTGCATGTGCTTTGTAATGCCTTTTTCTGATGATTTCTGGTTTTTCAAATTACTGTTTACGATTGTCGGAATTTCTTTCGCCTTGATTAAAATTTCGGTTTTCACATCTATCGGATTGGTGACAAATACAGATAAGGAACACTCAAGTTTTATGGGATATCTGGAAGGATTTTTCATGATTGGAGTGTTGGTTGGAAATGTTTTATTCAGTTTATTTATTGACGATCATAATTCGAAATCTACGCATTGGCTGAATGTCTATTGGGTGTTGGGAGCACTTTCTACACTATCATTTCTGTTTCTTTTCTTTTCAAAATTGAATGAAAATGAAGCAAAAAGCGAAAAAACAGACTTGTTGGGAGATCTAAAAAACAGTGCAAGTTTATTCAGTTACAGAAAAGTGTTGTTCTTTTTATTATGTGCTTTTCTTTTTGTTTTGGTAGAACAGAGTTTCCAAACGTGGACGCCGACTTTTTATAAAGAAATCCTAAAAGTTCCAACTTCGATGAGTATTCAGGCGGGTGCGGTTTTGGCGGGTGCTTTTGCGTTGGGAAGATTTTTATCGGGGTTTTTTTCGAAAAAATTCAGTTGGATTTACGTTGTTTCCTTTTGTGTAATTGGTTTTGCAATAAGTATTTTATTGGTTTTACCTTTAACTCACAATATTCATATCGACACAGGAACAACTTGGCTGAACGCTCCATTGGTTGTGTATTTATTTCCATTAATGGGCGGTTTGTTGGCTCCGATTTACCCAAGTATTAATTCTGTGATCTTAGCATCAATTCCAAAATATTTACACAGTGCAATGTCTGGTTTGATTGTCGTTTTTTCTGCCATCGGAGGAACAATTGGTTCGATAATTACAGGTTTTGTATTTGAAAAATTTAGCGGACAACAGGCGTTTTACCTTTCATTAATTCCACTTTCAATGTTGATTGTTTCGGCAATTTTCATGAATAAATTAAAAATAAATCCTAAAAAATAA
- a CDS encoding type IX secretion system plug protein domain-containing protein: MKTLRILLLSLSGLVFGQNIQSIQLFNPQTNDETPVINLNQTLVLSFDDLTNSSDIFRYTIKHYDRNWQDDNLFFTEFANGSLNGMIDKFQYSFNTLQAYTHYTLTFPNDKMQPKVSGNFELIVYKDSAEKPLFKRRFYVVEDNANLALNISRISDARNPNANQRVEVQAVSKGGDLSSNVNSMSLNVMQNNNPNVTVNNLKPSATLGNKLLFQQMNLVFPGNNEFYYFDNKNMNLPADMVQTTELKDGVNQTYLHPVWAFPLNYQYQPDVNGAWYYRRNDIGLERNAEREADYSWVYFSLESDPVDKEIYVLGGFNNFKPSKENQMQYDEAGKKYVAKIFLKQGFYNYILATKNPDGSLNFGEVNGNFWQTENLYQAFLYYAPFGRSYDGLMGYGEFRTPVRK; the protein is encoded by the coding sequence ATGAAAACTTTGCGCATACTTTTACTTTCTTTGAGTGGTTTGGTTTTTGGACAAAACATCCAAAGTATACAATTGTTCAACCCACAGACGAATGATGAAACTCCGGTGATCAACCTTAATCAGACCTTAGTTTTAAGCTTTGATGATCTTACAAATTCAAGTGATATTTTTAGATATACGATCAAGCATTATGACAGAAACTGGCAGGACGATAATCTCTTCTTTACAGAATTTGCCAATGGAAGTCTAAATGGTATGATTGATAAGTTTCAGTATTCATTCAATACACTACAGGCTTATACACATTATACGCTGACATTTCCTAATGACAAAATGCAACCGAAAGTTTCAGGGAATTTTGAGTTGATCGTTTATAAAGATTCTGCGGAAAAACCTCTTTTTAAAAGAAGATTTTATGTAGTTGAAGATAATGCGAATTTAGCTTTAAATATTTCAAGAATTTCGGATGCAAGAAATCCAAATGCGAACCAAAGAGTAGAAGTACAGGCGGTTTCAAAAGGTGGAGATCTTTCTTCTAATGTCAATTCAATGAGTTTGAATGTGATGCAGAATAACAATCCGAACGTTACGGTCAATAATTTAAAACCAAGTGCAACTTTAGGAAATAAATTACTTTTCCAGCAAATGAATCTTGTTTTTCCCGGAAATAATGAATTTTATTATTTCGATAACAAAAACATGAATTTGCCGGCAGATATGGTTCAGACAACAGAATTGAAAGACGGAGTGAATCAAACGTATCTTCATCCGGTTTGGGCTTTCCCTCTGAATTATCAATATCAACCGGACGTGAACGGAGCTTGGTATTACAGAAGAAACGACATCGGACTTGAAAGAAATGCCGAAAGAGAAGCAGATTATTCTTGGGTGTATTTTTCCCTGGAATCTGATCCTGTGGATAAAGAAATTTATGTGTTGGGAGGTTTTAATAATTTTAAACCAAGCAAAGAAAACCAAATGCAGTATGATGAAGCAGGGAAAAAATATGTTGCTAAAATATTCTTGAAGCAAGGTTTCTATAACTACATTCTGGCTACAAAAAATCCTGACGGTTCATTGAATTTCGGTGAAGTCAACGGTAATTTCTGGCAGACGGAAAATCTTTATCAGGCGTTTTTATATTATGCACCTTTCGGAAGAAGCTATGATGGTTTGATGGGGTATGGTGAGTTTAGAACTCCTGTGAGAAAATAA
- the hemH gene encoding ferrochelatase, which yields MKGILLVNLGSPRSTAVNDVKEYLDEFLMDEKVIDYRWIFRALLVRGIILNTRPAKSAEAYKTVWTEQGSPLIVITEKIQKKLQKLVDVPVEIGMRYAQPSIEAGIQKLVDQGVTEIVLFPLYPQYAMSTTETVIDKAEEVRKKSFPNIKINYIQPFYNREIYTDCLAESIREKLPENFDALQFSYHGVPERHIYKTDPTKTCNLNDCCSRKDNPSHQFCYRHQCFDVTNSVIKKLGLPKEKVMVTFQSRLGNDKWMEPYTDETLESIGKKGVKNLAIVCPAFVSDCLETLEEISVEGKEQFLHGGGENFHYIPCLNDEDRWIEVVKTLCEEKLNEFYLV from the coding sequence ATGAAGGGAATTCTATTAGTAAATCTTGGCTCACCAAGATCAACGGCGGTAAATGATGTAAAGGAATATCTTGACGAGTTCCTGATGGACGAAAAGGTAATTGATTATCGTTGGATTTTTCGAGCCCTTTTAGTGCGTGGAATTATTTTAAATACAAGACCTGCAAAATCTGCAGAAGCTTATAAAACAGTTTGGACAGAGCAAGGTTCACCCTTGATTGTGATCACTGAGAAAATTCAGAAGAAGCTACAAAAATTGGTAGATGTTCCTGTTGAAATCGGGATGAGATATGCTCAGCCAAGTATTGAAGCTGGAATTCAAAAATTAGTTGATCAAGGTGTTACCGAAATCGTACTTTTCCCATTGTACCCGCAATATGCGATGAGTACAACGGAAACCGTTATCGATAAAGCAGAAGAAGTTAGAAAAAAGAGCTTCCCTAATATAAAGATCAATTATATTCAACCTTTTTACAATAGAGAGATCTACACCGATTGTCTGGCAGAAAGTATCAGAGAAAAACTTCCGGAAAACTTCGATGCACTACAGTTCTCTTATCATGGAGTTCCGGAAAGACACATTTATAAGACCGATCCTACAAAAACATGTAATTTAAACGATTGCTGTTCGCGTAAAGATAATCCGAGTCACCAGTTTTGTTACCGTCACCAATGTTTTGATGTGACCAATTCTGTTATTAAAAAATTAGGATTACCCAAAGAAAAAGTAATGGTTACGTTCCAGTCAAGATTAGGAAACGATAAATGGATGGAACCTTACACAGACGAAACTCTAGAAAGCATAGGCAAAAAAGGAGTGAAAAACCTGGCAATTGTTTGTCCGGCCTTCGTCTCAGATTGTCTGGAAACCTTAGAAGAAATTTCGGTGGAAGGAAAAGAACAGTTCCTACATGGAGGTGGAGAAAATTTCCATTACATTCCTTGTCTGAACGATGAAGATCGCTGGATCGAAGTCGTGAAAACTTTGTGTGAGGAAAAACTCAATGAATTCTATTTAGTTTAA
- a CDS encoding MBL fold metallo-hydrolase: protein MLQIQGFVFNFASENTYIVYNENKNAWLIDPGNMNEQETKAIDNFIKENELKIQKILLTHTHIDHVLGLQWAFDTFKVPVSLHKEDQEVLDMLQASGMRFGFQIDPVKVDVEYVNEGDKLELDGEKFKIYHVPGHSPGSVVYHNENQKFMISGDVLFEQSIGRTDLYKGNYEQLIDGIKTKLFILDDETQVFSGHGNPTNIGFEKQYNPFLK from the coding sequence ATGCTTCAAATTCAAGGCTTCGTATTCAATTTTGCAAGCGAAAATACTTATATCGTTTATAATGAAAACAAAAATGCCTGGTTGATCGATCCGGGAAATATGAACGAACAGGAAACAAAAGCGATCGATAATTTCATTAAAGAAAATGAATTAAAAATTCAGAAAATATTGTTGACTCATACTCACATTGATCATGTTTTAGGCTTGCAATGGGCTTTTGATACATTTAAAGTTCCTGTAAGTCTACACAAAGAAGATCAGGAAGTATTAGATATGCTCCAAGCAAGCGGAATGAGATTTGGTTTTCAAATTGATCCGGTAAAAGTTGATGTAGAATACGTAAATGAGGGTGACAAATTAGAATTAGACGGAGAAAAGTTTAAAATTTATCATGTTCCGGGACATTCTCCGGGAAGTGTAGTTTATCATAATGAAAATCAGAAATTCATGATCTCCGGTGATGTTCTTTTTGAACAAAGTATCGGAAGAACCGATCTTTATAAAGGAAATTACGAGCAATTAATTGATGGAATTAAAACTAAGCTTTTCATTTTAGATGATGAAACACAGGTTTTTTCAGGTCATGGAAATCCTACGAATATTGGTTTTGAGAAACAGTATAATCCGTTTTTGAAGTAA
- a CDS encoding TonB-dependent receptor, translating into MKKKSIFLIAGIATLYFNNAYAQETPQDSTRSASIEQVVITGNSNPKKKIESSTAISTFSAKEIQKQNPISAAALLQRVPGFAVETSGGEVGNNLFARGIPSAGAYEFVQVQEDGLPVFEDGALQFANADNFFRVDNSVSRLEALRGGSGSIFATNSPGGLINFITKEGGNDFKGTAKIETSTYGLMRTDVNLGGALVQDKLFFNVGGFYRSDDGIRKTGFKANQGGQIRMNLKYVFDKGYAKVYYKKLDDRNTFYLPIPLVRDGNDIKEFGGFDANYGTYSYRTISQLNIPQAGGGFFNRNLEDGIHPKVDVLGAEFKYDLGNNFSVLNKTRYTNINMNYTGIFPAGGPQLASDFAKANGIAGNNFQYSSVSSGAIMNPAYVQELGFWAIDKQMNNFVNDLQFNYKFDKGNVTAGFYKSNWKSHQYWNWSNILTTATDRPELLNLVDTSLTPNSVGYSKTYNGVTDMTFLQRDTQTQGSLNDLYANLDYNITDDLSVNAGLRYSHDYYKGNFANTTSANLNNSGLTTDGTHSFLTTTADDNMSVLGNKYTYWNYNIDKVSFTLAANYKINRENAVYARFSNGFRSPNEEAYYNYFSNPTPDQPLKSVSTNQFEVGYKYYSRTFDIAVIPFYSTLKNLSFTDVFSDGTSENTFANTKNFGVELEGYARLFDNVLELTFNGTIQNPKYDGLEAGSVLEGNVVRRIPKLYFNISPAVNITKQWRTYVSYNYYGKRFQDQTNQDTLPAFGEVGAGMSYQLGKIRFAVDGTNIFNTIGITEGDPRSQSVQQAGSTTIMARPIMGAAVRASVAFDF; encoded by the coding sequence ATGAAAAAAAAATCGATCTTTTTAATTGCCGGTATTGCAACGCTTTATTTCAACAATGCGTATGCTCAGGAAACTCCACAGGATTCTACCAGATCGGCATCTATTGAACAAGTAGTAATCACTGGTAACTCAAATCCTAAAAAGAAAATAGAATCAAGTACCGCAATTTCTACCTTTAGTGCAAAAGAAATTCAGAAACAAAACCCGATTAGTGCGGCTGCTTTGCTACAAAGAGTTCCGGGGTTTGCCGTGGAAACTTCTGGTGGTGAAGTAGGAAACAACCTTTTTGCAAGAGGTATTCCTTCTGCAGGAGCTTATGAATTTGTGCAGGTTCAGGAAGACGGATTGCCTGTTTTCGAAGATGGAGCTTTGCAGTTTGCTAACGCAGATAATTTCTTCCGTGTTGATAATTCAGTGAGTAGATTAGAAGCTTTGAGAGGAGGTTCAGGATCTATTTTCGCAACGAATTCTCCTGGAGGTTTGATCAACTTTATTACAAAAGAAGGCGGTAACGACTTTAAAGGAACTGCAAAAATTGAGACAAGTACTTACGGTTTAATGCGTACCGATGTCAACTTGGGTGGCGCTTTGGTTCAGGATAAATTGTTCTTCAATGTTGGCGGGTTCTACAGAAGCGATGACGGAATCAGAAAAACTGGTTTTAAAGCCAATCAGGGCGGACAAATCAGAATGAATCTGAAATATGTTTTTGATAAAGGATACGCTAAAGTTTATTATAAAAAACTAGACGACAGAAATACGTTCTATCTTCCGATTCCTTTGGTAAGAGACGGAAATGATATAAAAGAATTTGGTGGTTTTGATGCTAATTATGGAACTTACAGCTACAGAACGATCAGTCAGTTAAATATTCCCCAAGCAGGCGGCGGATTTTTCAACAGAAATTTAGAAGATGGAATTCATCCGAAGGTTGATGTTTTAGGAGCTGAATTTAAATATGATCTTGGAAATAATTTCTCTGTTTTAAACAAAACAAGATATACCAATATCAATATGAATTATACGGGGATTTTCCCGGCTGGTGGGCCTCAATTGGCGTCTGATTTTGCTAAAGCAAATGGAATTGCCGGAAACAATTTCCAATATTCATCAGTAAGCTCAGGAGCAATTATGAATCCGGCTTATGTTCAGGAATTAGGATTCTGGGCGATTGATAAGCAGATGAATAACTTTGTAAATGACTTACAGTTCAATTACAAATTTGACAAAGGAAATGTAACGGCAGGTTTCTATAAATCAAACTGGAAATCCCACCAATACTGGAACTGGAGCAATATTCTAACAACAGCAACAGACAGACCGGAACTTCTTAATTTGGTTGATACTTCATTAACGCCAAACAGTGTTGGATATTCTAAAACTTATAATGGAGTTACAGATATGACTTTCCTTCAGAGAGATACACAAACTCAAGGAAGTTTGAATGATCTTTATGCAAATTTAGACTATAACATTACGGATGATTTAAGCGTAAATGCCGGACTTCGTTATAGTCATGATTATTATAAAGGAAATTTTGCTAATACAACGAGCGCTAATCTTAATAACTCAGGATTAACGACAGATGGAACTCATAGCTTTTTAACAACAACGGCGGATGACAATATGAGTGTTTTAGGAAATAAATACACGTATTGGAATTATAATATTGATAAAGTTTCTTTCACTCTTGCTGCAAACTATAAAATTAACAGAGAAAATGCAGTGTATGCTCGTTTTTCTAATGGTTTCAGATCTCCGAATGAAGAAGCGTATTATAATTATTTCTCCAACCCGACACCGGATCAGCCTTTGAAATCTGTATCAACCAATCAGTTTGAAGTAGGATATAAATATTATTCAAGAACATTTGATATTGCTGTAATTCCTTTTTACTCAACACTTAAAAACCTTTCGTTTACGGATGTTTTCTCTGATGGAACTTCAGAAAATACTTTTGCTAATACCAAAAACTTTGGGGTTGAATTAGAAGGATATGCAAGATTGTTTGATAATGTATTGGAACTTACCTTTAACGGAACAATTCAAAATCCGAAGTATGACGGCTTGGAAGCAGGAAGCGTTCTGGAAGGGAATGTAGTAAGAAGAATCCCGAAATTATATTTTAATATTTCGCCAGCCGTAAATATTACGAAGCAATGGAGAACGTATGTAAGCTATAATTATTATGGTAAACGTTTTCAGGATCAGACAAATCAAGATACTTTACCTGCATTTGGTGAAGTTGGAGCCGGAATGTCTTATCAGTTAGGAAAAATACGTTTTGCAGTTGATGGAACGAATATTTTCAATACGATCGGAATTACAGAAGGAGATCCAAGATCACAATCTGTACAACAAGCGGGTAGTACGACGATCATGGCAAGACCAATTATGGGTGCTGCTGTAAGAGCGTCAGTTGCATTTGACTTCTAA
- a CDS encoding TetR/AcrR family transcriptional regulator, with the protein MGLHERRQREKESIRANILDAAFSLAKTEGWASLSIRKIADAIEYSAPVVYDYFENKEAILYEISINGFHCLHIELLKAQKKHDTPEEQITAIVDAYWKFAFKNKEYYQLMFGLGMQCSGKGLMKEEFSSFQDMIYDCTYEIIKKKGSNPDNACHSSHALFSAVHGLISIMMMRNDDIPSTMNKTTLDETVAAFVKSL; encoded by the coding sequence ATGGGCTTACATGAACGTCGTCAAAGAGAAAAAGAATCAATACGTGCCAATATTTTGGATGCGGCTTTTTCTTTGGCTAAAACGGAAGGTTGGGCCTCACTTTCAATCCGTAAAATTGCTGACGCTATAGAATACAGTGCACCTGTAGTTTACGATTATTTTGAAAACAAGGAAGCTATCCTGTATGAAATTTCTATAAATGGTTTTCACTGTCTGCATATAGAATTATTAAAGGCTCAAAAGAAGCATGATACTCCAGAAGAGCAGATTACAGCTATTGTTGATGCTTACTGGAAGTTTGCATTTAAAAATAAAGAATATTACCAACTGATGTTTGGGCTGGGAATGCAATGCAGCGGAAAAGGTTTGATGAAAGAAGAATTTTCTTCGTTTCAGGACATGATCTACGATTGTACTTATGAGATTATCAAGAAAAAAGGTTCAAATCCTGATAATGCTTGCCACTCCTCTCACGCATTATTTTCTGCGGTGCATGGTTTGATCTCTATTATGATGATGCGTAACGATGATATCCCTTCTACAATGAATAAAACAACATTAGACGAAACGGTTGCGGCTTTTGTTAAATCTTTGTAA
- a CDS encoding trehalase family glycosidase, which translates to MSNQLYINEIQVLFDDVQRSKVFEDQKMMTDAVPLFSIAEINSKYEKEKDTDGFDLKAFVMSNFDFLGAKISITREKQLPINEHIEKLWDELTRTAYEEKGTLLKLPKPYVVPGGRFNEFFYWDSYFIMLGLQVSGRVEMMENIIESCSYLIQTVGFVPNASRTHFLSRSQPPYFSLMLDLLFETTKDENIYIKYHDTLEKEYAFWMNGEEGLENGSNTKRVVKTVDGDILNRYYDAENEPRPESYLIDIEDSENTEGEFYRNIRSACESGWDFSSRWFADGETIQTIETLNLAEVDLNCLLWHLENTLAKSSALQNLTEKEFYFTQRAAKRRQMIDKYFWDENMYKDYHTKKHTTTPSEHIAALYPLFLGLASEEQAKSVAKNIEEKFLYQGGLVTTTKNSGQQWDLPNAWAPYQWLGFKSMKNYGFDDLAEKIKNNWCSNVERVYNNTGKLMEKYNALDTETIAGGGEYPNQDGFGWTNGVYLKLKQN; encoded by the coding sequence ATGAGTAATCAACTTTACATAAACGAAATTCAGGTTCTTTTTGATGATGTTCAAAGATCTAAAGTTTTTGAAGATCAAAAGATGATGACAGATGCGGTTCCATTATTTTCTATTGCTGAAATTAATTCAAAATATGAAAAGGAAAAAGATACAGACGGTTTTGATTTGAAAGCTTTTGTAATGTCAAATTTCGATTTTTTGGGCGCTAAAATTTCGATCACGAGAGAAAAACAGTTGCCAATTAACGAACATATCGAAAAACTTTGGGATGAACTGACAAGAACTGCTTACGAAGAAAAGGGAACATTATTAAAACTTCCAAAGCCTTATGTAGTTCCGGGAGGGCGTTTCAACGAGTTTTTCTATTGGGACAGCTATTTTATTATGCTTGGTTTACAGGTTTCTGGAAGAGTAGAAATGATGGAGAATATTATTGAAAGCTGTTCTTATTTAATTCAAACCGTTGGATTTGTGCCGAATGCGAGCAGAACTCATTTTTTGAGTCGTTCTCAACCTCCGTATTTTTCTTTGATGCTTGATTTGCTTTTTGAAACCACAAAAGACGAAAACATTTACATCAAATATCATGATACACTGGAAAAAGAGTATGCTTTCTGGATGAATGGTGAAGAAGGCTTGGAAAATGGTTCTAATACAAAAAGAGTTGTAAAAACAGTTGACGGAGATATTTTAAACCGTTATTACGACGCAGAAAACGAACCTCGTCCTGAAAGTTATTTAATTGATATTGAAGACAGCGAAAATACAGAAGGCGAATTTTACAGAAACATAAGAAGCGCCTGCGAATCGGGTTGGGATTTTTCCAGCAGATGGTTTGCAGATGGCGAAACAATACAAACAATAGAAACACTGAATCTTGCTGAGGTTGATCTGAACTGTCTTTTATGGCATTTGGAAAATACGTTAGCAAAATCTTCAGCGCTACAAAATTTAACAGAAAAGGAATTTTACTTTACTCAAAGAGCAGCAAAGCGAAGACAGATGATCGATAAATACTTTTGGGATGAAAACATGTATAAAGATTATCACACAAAAAAACACACAACAACACCATCTGAACATATTGCTGCTCTTTATCCTTTATTCCTTGGTTTGGCCAGTGAAGAACAGGCGAAATCTGTTGCAAAAAACATAGAAGAAAAGTTCTTGTATCAGGGCGGATTGGTTACCACAACCAAAAACTCAGGGCAACAATGGGATTTACCGAATGCTTGGGCGCCTTATCAATGGTTAGGTTTTAAATCAATGAAAAATTATGGATTTGATGATCTGGCCGAGAAAATTAAAAATAACTGGTGTTCGAATGTAGAACGAGTGTACAACAACACCGGAAAATTAATGGAGAAATATAATGCTCTGGATACAGAAACGATTGCCGGAGGTGGAGAATATCCAAATCAAGACGGTTTTGGCTGGACGAACGGTGTTTATTTAAAATTAAAACAAAATTAA